A window of the Gemmatirosa kalamazoonensis genome harbors these coding sequences:
- a CDS encoding YifB family Mg chelatase-like AAA ATPase → MRSAAVLGVDAFGVTVEVDVARGLPQFTVVGLPMGAVRESRERVVTALAHAGHPLPPRRVTVNLAPADVRKQGTAFDLPIALGILVSLGVVPADALDDTAVVGELALDGTLRRVRGALPIAAWAGRERLRLVLPRANVAEASHAADVRIAAPATLADVVDALVAGELADARCPAPRAPRDEPVDDLADVVGQSAARRALEIAAAGGHNVLLLGPPGAGKTMLARRLPGILPRLDPDEALEVLTVRSVAGLDCAAGAPSRPFRAPHHTISTAGLVGGGTPPRPGEITLAHRGVLFLDELLEFPRSTLDALRQPLEDGRLALARAAGTVVFPAQFTLVGAANPCPCGRAGEPGATCRCAPVDVARYQSRLSGPLVDRLDMHVRVGAVPPRDMAAAARGEASAVVRARVEAARDRQRLRYASWPGIACNAQAAGRWVDAHGRVDPAGRELLVLAAERLGLSARAFFRVLKVARTIADLEAVERVQRDHVAEAIRFRPATCDPAPAMPTPNVDAAC, encoded by the coding sequence GCGTCGTCACGGCGCTCGCCCACGCCGGCCACCCGCTGCCGCCGCGACGGGTGACCGTCAACCTCGCGCCGGCCGACGTCCGCAAGCAGGGCACCGCGTTCGACCTCCCGATCGCGCTCGGCATTCTCGTCTCGCTCGGCGTCGTCCCGGCCGACGCGCTCGACGACACCGCAGTGGTGGGCGAGCTCGCGCTCGATGGGACGCTGCGGCGCGTGCGCGGCGCGCTTCCCATCGCCGCGTGGGCTGGCCGCGAGCGCCTCCGCCTCGTCCTGCCGCGCGCGAACGTGGCCGAGGCCTCGCACGCGGCCGACGTCCGGATCGCCGCGCCCGCGACGCTCGCCGACGTCGTCGACGCGCTGGTCGCCGGCGAGCTGGCCGACGCCCGGTGTCCTGCTCCTCGAGCGCCGCGCGACGAGCCGGTCGACGACCTCGCCGACGTGGTCGGGCAGAGCGCCGCGAGGCGCGCGCTGGAGATCGCCGCCGCGGGCGGCCACAACGTCCTGCTGCTCGGGCCACCCGGGGCCGGCAAGACGATGCTCGCCCGTCGGCTGCCGGGGATCCTGCCCCGCCTCGACCCCGACGAGGCGCTCGAGGTGCTCACCGTCCGCTCGGTCGCGGGACTCGACTGCGCGGCGGGCGCGCCGAGCCGCCCGTTCCGGGCGCCGCACCACACCATCTCCACCGCGGGGCTCGTCGGGGGTGGCACCCCGCCGCGTCCCGGAGAGATCACGCTCGCGCATCGCGGCGTGCTGTTCCTCGACGAGCTGCTCGAGTTTCCGCGCAGCACGCTCGACGCGCTGCGGCAGCCGCTGGAGGATGGGCGCCTGGCGCTCGCGCGAGCCGCCGGAACCGTCGTGTTCCCGGCGCAGTTCACGCTCGTCGGCGCCGCGAATCCGTGTCCGTGCGGGCGAGCCGGCGAGCCGGGCGCGACCTGCCGCTGCGCGCCGGTCGACGTGGCGCGATATCAGTCCCGGCTCTCCGGTCCGCTCGTCGACCGGCTCGACATGCACGTCCGCGTCGGCGCGGTGCCGCCGCGCGACATGGCCGCCGCCGCCCGCGGCGAGGCGTCGGCCGTGGTGAGGGCGCGCGTCGAGGCTGCGCGTGACCGTCAGCGGCTCCGATATGCGTCGTGGCCCGGCATCGCCTGCAATGCCCAGGCGGCGGGTCGCTGGGTGGACGCGCATGGTCGGGTCGACCCCGCCGGCCGCGAGCTGCTCGTCCTCGCCGCCGAGCGACTCGGGCTGTCGGCGCGGGCGTTCTTCCGGGTGCTGAAGGTGGCCCGCACGATCGCCGATCTCGAGGCCGTCGAGCGCGTCCAGCGCGATCACGTCGCCGAGGCCATTCGCTTCCGGCCGGCCACCTGCGACCCCGCGCCCGCGATGCCCACCCCGAACGTCGATGCCGCCTGCTGA
- the larE gene encoding ATP-dependent sacrificial sulfur transferase LarE: MEPSLSHEAPDDPAVERERALVAWLRDQPGGVVVGYSGGVDSSYLACVAVEALGPERVLAVIGRSASYPAEQWETARGVAERFGIPVEELDTNELADPEYAANPSNRCYFCKRELWSRLTPLATARGATLVDGTNADDLGDHRPGARAGRERDVRSPLADVGLTKAEIRRLSARRGLPTAAAPSAPCLASRLPYGTAVTVERLAQVERAERALRALGVSGDLRVRHHGELARIEMLAAEIDRWLEPQAAEQVRAAVLSAGFQRVAVDLRGFRSGSLNVLGGVVAG; the protein is encoded by the coding sequence ATGGAGCCGTCTCTATCCCACGAGGCACCCGACGACCCGGCAGTCGAGCGCGAGCGCGCGCTCGTCGCGTGGCTGCGCGACCAGCCGGGCGGGGTGGTGGTCGGCTACAGCGGCGGGGTCGACTCCTCGTATCTCGCCTGCGTCGCGGTCGAGGCGCTCGGTCCGGAGCGCGTGCTCGCGGTGATCGGGCGGAGCGCGTCGTATCCCGCCGAGCAGTGGGAGACGGCGCGGGGCGTGGCCGAGCGATTCGGCATCCCGGTCGAGGAGCTGGACACGAACGAGCTGGCGGATCCCGAGTACGCCGCGAATCCCTCGAACCGCTGCTACTTCTGCAAGCGGGAGCTGTGGTCGCGCCTGACGCCGCTGGCCACCGCGCGCGGCGCGACGCTCGTCGACGGCACGAACGCCGACGATCTCGGGGACCATCGGCCGGGCGCGCGCGCCGGGCGGGAGCGCGACGTCCGCTCGCCTCTGGCCGACGTCGGGCTCACGAAGGCCGAGATCCGCAGGCTCTCCGCCCGCCGGGGGCTGCCCACCGCGGCGGCGCCGTCGGCGCCGTGTCTCGCGTCCCGCCTGCCGTACGGCACGGCCGTGACCGTCGAACGGCTCGCGCAGGTCGAGCGCGCGGAGCGGGCGCTGCGCGCGCTCGGCGTCTCCGGCGACCTCCGGGTGCGTCACCACGGCGAGCTCGCGCGCATCGAGATGCTGGCCGCGGAGATCGACCGCTGGCTGGAGCCGCAGGCGGCCGAGCAGGTGCGTGCCGCCGTTCTGTCGGCGGGCTTTCAGCGGGTCGCGGTGGACCTGCGGGGCTTCCGGTCGGGCTCCCTCAACGTTCTCGGTGGTGTCGTCGCCGGCTGA
- the thpR gene encoding RNA 2',3'-cyclic phosphodiesterase gives MRTFVALNLSPERRAELHAAVEPLREALGRAVSWTREPALHLTLKFLDDRSDDFVAQLTERLTAPLLRLPPIRLEIAGVGAFPSLGRPRVLWVGVAANPDLSRLYQEVESACAALGVPREGRPFHPHVTIGRVRAGVRLDAALLTREAEAVRFRTVDRARMADVMESVLGPGGARYRVVSALVLGGESEEA, from the coding sequence ATGCGGACGTTCGTCGCGCTGAACCTCTCCCCTGAGCGCCGCGCCGAGCTGCACGCGGCCGTCGAACCGCTGCGCGAGGCGCTCGGTCGCGCCGTCTCGTGGACGCGCGAGCCCGCGCTCCACCTGACGCTGAAGTTCCTCGACGACCGTTCCGACGACTTCGTGGCGCAGCTCACCGAGCGTCTCACGGCGCCGCTGCTGCGCCTGCCGCCGATCCGGCTCGAGATCGCCGGAGTGGGCGCCTTTCCGTCGCTCGGCAGGCCCCGCGTCCTCTGGGTCGGCGTCGCCGCGAACCCCGACCTGTCTCGGCTGTATCAGGAAGTCGAATCCGCGTGCGCCGCGCTCGGCGTGCCGCGCGAGGGGCGACCGTTCCACCCACACGTCACGATCGGCCGCGTCCGCGCGGGCGTGCGCCTCGATGCCGCGCTGCTCACGCGCGAGGCCGAGGCCGTACGTTTCCGCACGGTGGACCGGGCCCGCATGGCCGACGTGATGGAGAGCGTGCTGGGCCCGGGAGGTGCGAGGTACCGCGTCGTGTCCGCGTTGGTGTTGGGGGGTGAGAGCGAGGAGGCGTGA